The sequence aaaggtattttctatCTGTCCTGTACTTCTATTCTAATGTTCACTGAGAAGGCCAGTCCCTCCCCTTCACATTCCATCATCACAGATTTGATAATTGGTCATGAAGAGTAATTAAACAGTAAGTCATTCTGGAGTCATAGATACCTAAGCCAGGACACATAAAGCCTGTGCCTCAGCTTTTCCTGTGAGAGGTTCCGTGGCTGACAGAAGTAACTAGTTCTATGTGAGAAGAACAGGGAACATCATCTCAGAGAGCGCAGATGTTTGgtgtgtgtggtttggtttttttaattatttattattattttttttaatcagcacttttttttaaagttagatCTCTGGGAACTGTCTAAAAATTATTAGTCCCATTGAAATTCCCAGTCCATGCAAAGCAgcaggcttggggatgagtggttggaaagctccatggtggagaaggacctgagggtgctggttgacagacgacttaacatgagccagcagtgtgcccaggtggccaagaaggccaatgacatcctggcctgcatcagaaatagtgtggccagcaggagaaagaaggtgattgtgcccctgtactcagcactggtgaggcctcacttCAGGTCCTGTATGCAGTTctggacactgaggtgctggagcaggtcaaGAGGAgaacaacaaagctggtgagaGGCCTGGAGAATAAGCTCAATGAGGAAagtctgagggaactgggatcgtttagtttgaagaagaagaggctgaggggagacctcattgctctctacaactacctgaaaggacgtGATAGGGAGGTGGAAGTTGGCCTTTTCTCTCAAGTGtgtaatgacaggatgagaggaaatggcctgaagctgcaccaggggaggtttagactggatattagaaagaatttctttaccaaaagagtggttgtacactgaaataggctgcccaggagatggtggagtcaccatccccggaagtgtttaaaagaaatgtagatatagaGCTTAGAGACATGATTTAAACACTGAACAgataaattaggttatggttgggggatttaggttatggttggacttgttGATTtccaaggtcctttccaactaggatgattctgtgattctgtgaaaactgtatttcttatttcttttaatgatttttttctatataaCTCAATAGACAGCAAGCTGTTGGGGATACCATTGATGTCTTCAGTTTGTGCTTTTAGTGTCTAATGCACCCTTCCTGGAGACACTTGATTTGTCTTGGCTGTTTTCAAGAATGTGGTGGCTACAGTTACTCGAGTCTTTTGATTAGCTAGAGACTTAATAAAGCTGTTTATACCCTACGTTTTATGGATGGCTTCAACTCTAGAAATTGCTTTACTAATTGATTTCAGGATGGATTTCCTTGTGGCTGAGGAATTAATGTCTGCAATGGATGTTGTATGTCAAACTTTCCCATAGCCATATTGCACTTGGAATTCACTtctatttaaaaaccaaaccaaagcaaaaaatatgctTGGCATAACTAACCATAGTTGaggtttttcttcaaaaatatgGTTCTGTCATTATTTTAGCTGACCCTATGATAGTGTTTTTGTAACTTTGCATTGCTACAATTTAAATCTTTCTCTAATGCTGGATTGTGTATGAGCTAAATTAAATTGTGCAGAGCAGATGAATGGATCTTTCTAGTTTGCATGTGCTTAATATTTCATTGACTGCTACAGAAGGAAGGTATTCTTCCTATCAGCTTTCTATCAGCTAATGGGTTACTCTGCCTATCTGTGTTTCTCTAAAGCAGCAGTAACATTAGGATGTCCCTGATCCTGTGGTCTGTACTGACTATACCAGACTGCTTTTTTATTAGCATGGGTTTGCTGACCTAATAGCTCCAAGGGCAGCTTGGCAGCCCCTTCTCCTATGGCTCTGCACATTCTTTCCTGACTGCTGGCACCTTTGATGATGTCTTTGTCCCCTGTTGCTTTGTCTGGAATAAGCAGCTGCAACTGCAGCCTACAAATGCCCTTTAATGGTGGTTGATCCATTTGTAGCAGAACTCTTTCATACCTTAAAGGGTCAGCTGCCCCTGTCCAGTGCCTGGGTCATGGGTTTCTTTTTGCAAACAGCCTGTTTCTCCTGAATAAGCACTTTTAATTCCTTGTTACGGGGAAATATAcctgtgtttttctgtattaCAGAAATATACCTTTGCCTCTGGGCTCCTGCTGCTTGTTAGAGCTCAGGATctccaggaggctgctgggatTTGCACAGAAAGTTTCAACCACtgtgtgtttgctttcctgGTTGCTGCAGTTGTGCATCTGCCAGATCTTCCTCCCTCTAGTAGAGAGCAGTCAGCTACTGAGGTGTGTTTAGTCCCATCCTTCTTAGTTTTCCCTGGGCCAACCAAAGTCTCATGGTTAACATGTCAGGCAGACTGTTGGGATATTTATTAATATCTCAGAAGACTTGTGGCATGTGGAAATGTCAGCTCACTCCCTCAGTGCTTTCCTGGAGGGTGTTTTTAAGGTCAGGCTCAGAGGTCAGCCTGAGGtgtgaaaggggaaaaagatgTAACACAGGTGCTCAAGTCTGAAGGTGGGCCAGGTTATAATGGCTATATATCCCACTAGAACCCTGAATTTTCAAAGACAGAGTTATCTTGGCTAGTGAAGTTGGAACTTACCTGCATGTATGAGGCTGTCCTGCCAGCTGGAATCTCAAATCTATCATAATCCTGATAGAGAAGGAAGTAGAAGACCGATTTTGCCAGAGTTcctggaatcacagaacctgttaaaaagcatttaaacatACTTATATGGCACCTGATTTTTGTCATGTTGACTGACTTTAATTTTGAATGCTCCTTCAAGGGGATGTTCAGAGGAGCTGACAATTTCTGGTGCTTATAAAGGCACAAATGGTCACAAGACCAACACTCAGGctcttctcttttaaaaggGTCCATGCTCTGGGTGAGAGCTGGGCTCCTACCTGCTCAAAGACCTTCAAATAAATCTGTAAAACAGCCTTGCatcaagagacagaaaatataGTAGCTAACCTGAATGTTTGTATTTATGCAGtctctttgtgttttaaatCTTTAAGTCCTTCAGGTTGGTGATTTTAAACTGATTATGTGAAACAACTTCAGAATGAGACCATCTTTCTGTTAGGTTTGTTTTTGCAGAGGTTTTGGAAAAGGTTCCCAAGGAAAGTCCTCTCTAGGGCAATTGGACTCTCCTGTTACAAGGACTTGGAGGAAGCATAAAGTGACCATGTCCTTCTTGCACCTTGTTATAAAACAACTCCCTGGGGAGAGGAACATCAGATTTCCCATTATTAACTCTGATAATGCCTCATGAGGTTTCTCCAGGTGGGGACACTGAAGACTCATGCGAAGATCCCAATCGGACACCCAACATCAAGGGTTTGTTCATTTGACTTGTTCATTGCTTGTGGCTTAATGCAAGGGAACTGTTCCTTTGGGAAGGGGACAGAAAGAACTGCAGTAACTGCCACCAGCAGTAAATGTTTATCTCATTCTTTACATGAAGTGCTGTTTCCCACTGGATTAATGTAGGGATTCGGACCTGCTATCCTGCATTCTGTAGGAGAGAAATATTCCATTTGTAAGACAGAAAATTAtgcatgataaaaaaaaaatgtttaattattGCTAGCTAGTCACTTTTCTAGTCTGATTAAAGCATTTATATTTACATCCCCATTGTCTTTGCTCTTAATGAGGAGACAGGAGATAGAACCAAAAGTAATATGCACTCTGTAAGACTATTTGCCTGTGTGTGTTGTAGCTGTCAAGAAGGATTTAGTGGGTTAGACATTGATGGCACACAAGAAAGGAATAGATCAGTCTGTTTATTCCactttcaaatatatatatgttcCTAGTTTGAAGTGCAGCTCTTGACATAGttctttcattatttattattcttacATACCAAGTCCTcagcatatttattttgttaaattacACATCTGAATTTAAGTACAGCCTCTTGTCAACATTCTTCTGcccatttttataattattattgaTGAGAGGTGACTTTCAAGTTAACAGCATATGGATTGATAAGGCAGCCGTTATGTTATCTGAGGGCTTTTTGGAAAGCTTAGCTCAAGGTCAAATCATGTTTTCTCCAGAGTGTGGGATGCTGAATCCTCAGTCTGCAGGCTTCTGCCAAAGTTGGTGTACTTGGCTAGCCCTTGAAAAAGTGCCCCTAAAAATGTGCAGTGGTGGGTATCTGAAATCAGTAAGCGTGGCGGATTTTGGGGGTGCACAGGGGGGTGCCTCCTGTGCTTATTTTTGAGTCGATGGAGatcttctgctcctttcttttcaggtcttctctcctgctctctgatGCTCTTCTCTTCATTCTCAGGTAGAAAATCCGGTTGGCTTCTGGGTAGGTGACTTTGCAGAGGGGGATTCTGTAGATGGCTGGGTTTTCTGAACTTAtcagcagaaagagaagtgtGGACAAGCAAAAAGGCCAGGTGCAGAGTGGCAGCCCAAGCtgacaggaaaaaggacagaCAGATTAGGTGCATTTTGATACCTCTTTTTCAATGTTGCCATTGCTTACTTCTGAAGGAACAGCtggtcttgatgatcttaaagggcttttccaaccaaaaataCTCTCTGAGTCTATGATTCAATACTTATTTTTGCCTATTGCTGAATTCTTGCATTTGAGAAACTGAGAGAGCCTGGGCTTTCCCTGTGGACACCGTGACATTGGACATGTTTTCCTGAAACTCCTGTACTGGGTCCTGCATATGGATCCAGAGGAGGATGCCCAGATGCAGGTGGCTATATGGTGGGGCCTACATGTGAGCTAGATTCCTGCTGGTCTCTGGAGAAAACGTAGatgtccattttttttctggtacatCACAAAAGCCGGTGTGCTTAACAAAGCAACTTTCTGCAGAGACCTGCACGATACTGAGTGGGTGCCAGATGAGTACACTGAATGCATGAAACTGCtagttctaattttttttttttcttttgagccactaaataaattttattaaaatatagtTTTGTTTGATCTCTCagaacttaaagaaaaaaacaaaacttggcATTTCTGGcttcatttctctcttctctgttcAGATATGACAATTTTGTATTGAAAATAACAGTCTCCTTCTTATTTCAGTTCTCAAATCCAGATCAAACTTAAATAATATCTGTGGGTAAGGTGGTAGAAAGACTTTGGAAGAAGcaagtaaaaatgtaaacattggaaattgttaaaaaatattgcctGCAAATAATATTGCATCTCAAGCCATATGTTGTTGCTGGACTTCACGTATGCATGCTAAGTCCCACTGTGGGTAGCAGGCTTTAAAGGTGTTTGAAATATTATTATCAGTTATAGAGTATGCAAATGCACAAATTCAGCTGACACAGAATTTTTATAAGACCTGCCACTGCCTACAGCATTTGCTCTTCAATGCTGTCAAAACTGGCAGGGAGAATTTTGGGGCACTTCCATAGCATTATATCAtaacaaataaaaccacatttaaaacaaactaacaaaaaaaaaaaaatcccaccaaaacccacccaaactTACCACAGACAGGGAATTGgcaagagctgctccagagTAGGCACAAAATAATGCTgagaaaagagaataaatttCAATGTGAGGAAAGTCTTGCTCAtgtcttgaaaatatttatcagaaatAGTAATATTGTCCAAATATACAGTGAAGTATCCTTACAGCTTTCTGATGTGAGGATTAGTGTTAGAATAAAcgctttttaaaaatacctccaTGCTGCCTCTGGTCATGTGGGCAACATTTTCTCCtacctgctctgcagagatAGCTGGTGAATGAGGAATGTGGTTTTGCCAAGAGTGGGTAATGCTGGTATTCCTTTTATCAGTTGGCACGACTTTACCTGTGTGCAGTGAAGGATTACAGAAATTCTCTACCAGTGTCTGTCCTATAACTTCAAACCACCAACAACTGGCAGTTGGCCTCCTGGCCCCAGGATGTCTGAGGAGGCCAAGTAGGAGATAAAGCACCCAAAGACAAGGTCAAGAAAGGGAAAGTTACTGAGCTATCCAGAAACTGTCCTGTGCTCAGGACAGAAAACTACTGACATGCagtaatttaaaacacttttgGTGGCAGGAGATCAGTTCTGAAACTGTATCTCTAGGTTTCTTTATCATCATCTCTGTGGGTTTCATCATATCCACTGGCTGGAGGGTTAAGCAAGGTGAAACGAACCACCTGCCTGAGTTACAAATCTAGTAACACATTCAAAGCCTAAAGAAAACCTGATTCTGTTCTTGCCTTCACCATTTTGTGACCTTCAGAAGGACCTTTCAAATGTAGAGACAAGTTCAAAAATTGGATTATTCACGTAGAGTCTGTTTTTGAAGATGGGGTCTTTGGATAGATGGACTTTGACCTTGTGCAACAGCTCTCTTCTTATGACACACCTCCTCTAGGGTCACAGTTAAGGCAAGCTGCTTCTGTGAGTCTGTTGAGTTGCTACTTTGTTAGATTTCTGCTTGTGGCATAGCTTGTGGTCCTTTCACAAGAGTACTTCTCGATGTTTTTAGGTCAGGATCTAAAGGGCCTTCTCTCTGCCCTTGCAGCTTGCACATTCAAGCACAACTCTGATGCCATCACAGAAATAGCTCTTGCATGTCACCTACTTTTGCAGCAGAGCGGTAAATCACAGCTGACTCTAAACCTGTGCTACTGATAGACTGCCTGGCTCTGtatatttttatcttccctttATGTAAAAGATACGACTTGGTAGTGGTACTTGATACCACTTGAAGATACATACCACAGGCAAGTGCCAGCAAATGAGTCTGCCAGGTCAGGGCATAGAACATGCCCCCGGTGGCAATGCAGGCGAGTGCGCAGTTGTAATTGTGTAAGCCAAGGTAGATGCTGTCAAATGGTGATGCAATGCTCAGTGCTGCAAGACAAAAGCCAAGGCTGTGAGGTCAGGAGGGAGATGTACCTGCAGGAAGATCTGTCACTCGCTGGGAATCCATCACCTCTTCCCTTTGACCTCTCAATGAATTTAACCATGCACTCACACGTACAACACATGCATGTgcagaaaaaagattaaatcaaatttcatttttttggaGCTCTGATAATATCTCCAAGGGTGGAATTTGTCCCAGTCTCAAAGGTTCATTCCTGGCAAaactttctgtgtgtgttgaAGGTAGTACCCCAGATGACCAGATGGACTATCCAGAATCTAGGAGGACCTTCTCACCTGGGTGTCCTTCCTGCAGAAGGCTATGCTCACATGTACTGTTTAACCCTCATACATATTCAGATCTTGAATATCAGAGGCACAGGTGACTGTCTTTTGTAGGAGTAAGCAGGGTTTTACATCTCTTCCTAGTGACCTTTGCTAGATGTGGTCTAGATACTAGACATAGTCACTCCATCGTTGCTGTGGAAATTCTCCACTGGGCTGGAAGCTGAGGACCTGCTCCAAAATTGACCTCACAGGTACTTCTGCAGGATTTCTCAGAGACTTGAGGGGTACCAGTAAAAGGAGAGCACAATACGTAGTGCACAGGCCTCCTTCATGCCACTTCTAAGATTAATAATTAATGTAAGATTAATACATTTCCTGCTACAGTGTCctcatttgtcttctgtttttacGGCCATACTTATCCCCAGATACTTTCCCCTgaactttttcttttagattGAATGTCAGACTTCTACAAAATGCGCAAAATACTTCTAACCATGCAAATTATGGgcatatttgtttaaaaacacaaatataaGGAAGATCACACTTTGTGCAAAGTGCTTCAAAAAACTTATTGTTGGATGGCTGTCCCTTTTTCAAGGCTGTTGTCTCAGACCACACTTAACAcatcttattattttattacaattgGTCAAATAAATGCCATGAGTCCTGTCTAACTTCAAGGGTCAAGTTCATCTCTCTTAAGATTGTTTCTCTGGTTAGGGGAGAGACAGGGCATTGTGAGTGGCATACATTTAAGTATTATTTGCAAATCTGCATCAGGATAGAATGAATTGCACCCAAAAAAAGTCTGGTGGTAATTTAAAACACTTGTGGTGGCAAGAGATCAGTTCTGAAAATGCTTCTCTTGGTTTCTTTGTCATCATCTCTGTGGGTTTCATCGTATCCACTGGCAGGAGGGTTAAGCAAGGTGAAGTGAACAACCTGCCTGAGTTACAAATCTAGTAACATGTTCAAAGCCTAAAGAAAATCTGATTCTGCTCTTGCCTTCACCATTTTGTGACCTTCAGAGAGACCTTCCAAATGCAGAGATTTTCAAAAACGGAACTGTTGTCCAAGCCCAATGCAACACTAAAGTCTGGAGAGAGTCACATATAGTGTCAAGATACTCTATCTAAAAAGTATTTGGGTAAATGTTTCTTACCTGCAAACATTCCCACTGTTGATCCAATTGCAGCATGTAAACAAATAAGTGGGGAGGAGATAAGTAAAGCAACAAGGAAGATGCCTCCAGTCCAAGGGTTTTCACAACCAAACACTTGACCCACACCAGCTGGGATGGATtgcaagagctgcagcatcCAGTAGAAAAGGTCATGTTATTGTTTCTATGTACTCAGAAGGACACAGCAGTTATTTTGTCCAAGTTATTGATTACAAAGGAAGGAAGCAGCCCTGGGTCTGAGCGGGCCCGAGGGATAAATGTGGGCACTCATGCCCTTCGAACCAGAATTAGTTCACTGTTTGGTTTGAGCTTCATCAGCCCAACTTCACCAGTTCTTCTGGGCTGGTAATACGGTGGATGGTGGGTGGTGGCATTGTTTTGAGATTTTTTAGATGACTTTAGTGAGAGAGAAGAACGATAACCAATAATACTGCAGTGGGCCTGGTTGACTTTAATTTATTATGTACTGTACAAAGCATGTCAGATATCCTTGTGCTGCTTTGGGAAGATGATCCTCTAGAGCTAGGTCTAGAAATTAGAGGACTGGGTATAAATGAGTTTCTGTCCCCTCAGTATCCTGATacttcttctgtcttttcataCTGTTACTGACTGTGTTGCTGATGTCCTTTTAGCTCCATCTGGACAGCAGGAGTGCATATCCAGATGTGCTTCTGCATTGACAGCACTCAAGATTTGTTTTGGGGTGGTCCAGTTTTAGGTGGAGTGAGAGTTTCAGAATCTCTGTTCCCTCAGGCTCCATCAGCTTTTCTGCTGGATCAGCCAAGATCTCTGTTCCTAGGACTTTTATGTCCTCTACAGGCTGAACTGAGCCATGTATTCCTGTGAATTGCTACTGGATATACACTTCACATAGCCATTCTGATGAGTGTGAATTTGAATGCCTTCATGCCCACCTTTCTAATGAAATAGCATGACTTTGTTGGATTGGAACTTACCAGTGGCACATTGATTGCAGACCAGGTGATATTGGGCACTGATGCCACAGGCTTGATGAGGGTTGTAGGGAAGAAGGGGTTGTAGTGTCCTGTGGCTGCCAAGTACAAAGTCACTGCAATATTGAAGGGCAGAGTCAAAACAGGAAGGTCCCATTTACTGAAGACGGATCCCAAAGCACTGGACAGGATTGGACTGAGggcagaaggagaggagaagcaaCTTGTTCATAATGATTATGGTGGTGAAGCAACTTAACGCTTTGGTCATAAGCTCTGGTAAATACAAACCAACACCATTCCTTTTAGAAACATCAGGTAGTGAATACCTTTAAAATACTAGCCTGCATCTGACAAATGGTTGCAGAATGCTGCTCATTTTTTTGCAGCAACTGTCACGTCCGTACATGGGTGGGGTAAATTCCACACCCTTCCTTCAGGACAGCTGGATAATGAGCAAGCATTCTGCTGCTTAtgctcagggaggctgtgaaGAAATGTATCCAGCTCAGCATTTAGGCATGGATGGAGAAATCTGGCTTCTTACTCAGCAGAAAATTgaacaagaaacagaagagcaaGTTTTGGGAATGCCATGTGAACAACTGTGGAGAACTGTGGTCTGAAAAAGCTGACATCTTGAGGGGGCAAGAGGGAGTTGAAAATTACcaaatttactcttttttttttttttttttaaagatatcaCAAGGTGGTTCTGGAagagaaatgaagcagaatAAGTGATCAAAGAGGATGGAAAAGCTTCCATTAAGAAATATGTGAAGTATTTACTATGCTAAACACTGTTTTGCGGGAATGAGGAGTCCTTAGAacgtatcatagaatcacagaa is a genomic window of Apus apus isolate bApuApu2 chromosome Z, bApuApu2.pri.cur, whole genome shotgun sequence containing:
- the LOC127395866 gene encoding urea transporter 2-like; this translates as MDLGEIVVAEHPGERELYTDQAPKARNLLWKSGSRIHRVLGYLTGEMKEYGEWMKNKPLMVQLVDWVLRGTSQVMFVNNPLSGLIILVGIFIQSPWWMLTGCTGTTVSTLTALALSQERSVIEAGLHGYNGLLVGLLMAVFSDKGDYYWWLLLPVAVISMACPILSSALGSVFSKWDLPVLTLPFNIAVTLYLAATGHYNPFFPTTLIKPVASVPNITWSAINVPLLLQSIPAGVGQVFGCENPWTGGIFLVALLISSPLICLHAAIGSTVGMFAALSIASPFDSIYLGLHNYNCALACIATGGMFYALTWQTHLLALACALFCAYSGAALANSLSVLGLPLCTWPFCLSTLLFLLISSENPAIYRIPLCKVTYPEANRIFYLRMKRRASESRREDLKRKEQKISIDSKISTGGTPLCTPKIRHAY